The Glycine soja cultivar W05 chromosome 3, ASM419377v2, whole genome shotgun sequence genome window below encodes:
- the LOC114407515 gene encoding probable L-cysteine desulfhydrase, chloroplastic, producing MSSTTIHENNHHNGSHIPKKPKLSSTFITPSEIESEFGHHDAAVARINNGSFGCCPASILAAQRRWQLQYLRQPDHFYFNDLQSGILQSRTLIKDLVNADHVNEISIVDNATTAAAIVLQHTAWNFREGKFQKGDVVLMLHYAYGAVKKSMEAYVTRAGGNVVEVPLPFPVNSNDEIVSEFRKALERGKSNGNRVRLAVIDHVTSMPCVVIPVKELIQICREEGVDQVFVDAAHSIGCTDVDMKEIGADFYTSNLHKWFFCPPSIAFLYTRRNLKGTDPGSDLHHPVVSHEYGNGLAVESAWIGTRDYSAQLVVPAAVEFVNRFEGGIEGIKKRNHEAVVEMGEMLAKAWGTRLGSPPHMCASMVMVGLPACLGIGSDSDALKLRTHLRDAFGVEVPIYYRSPREGEVGVVTGYARISHQVYNKVDDYYKFRDAVNQLVQNGFTCVVLSSD from the coding sequence ATGTCTTCCACCACCATTCACGAAAACAACCACCACAACGGCTCCCACATACCCAAAAAACCCAAACTCTCTTCCACCTTCATAACTCCGTCGGAAATCGAATCCGAATTCGGCCACCACGACGCTGCCGTCGCGCGCATCAACAACGGCAGCTTCGGGTGCTGCCCGGCCTCCATCCTCGCCGCGCAGCGCCGCTGGCAGCTCCAGTACCTCCGCCAACCCGACCACTTCTACTTCAACGATCTCCAATCCGGCATCCTCCAATCCCGAACCCTAATCAAGGACCTCGTCAACGCCGACCACGTCAATGAGATCTCCATCGTCGACAACGCCACCACCGCCGCCGCCATCGTCCTCCAACACACCGCCTGGAACTTCCGCGAAGGGAAGTTCCAAAAAGGCGACGTCGTCCTCATGCTCCACTACGCCTACGGCGCCGTTAAGAAATCCATGGAAGCCTACGTCACGCGCGCCGGAGGTAACGTCGTTGAGGTCCCGTTACCTTTCCCCGTTAATTCCAACGACGAGATCGTTTCCGAGTTTAGAAAAGCTTTGGAGAGAGGAAAGAGTAACGGAAATAGGGTTAGGTTAGCGGTGATAGATCACGTGACTTCCATGCCATGTGTTGTTATTCCCGTTAAAGAGTTGATTCAGATTTGCAGGGAGGAAGGGGTAGATCAGGTTTTTGTCGACGCTGCACATTCCATTGGGTGCACTGATGTTGATATGAAGGAGATTGGTGCTGATTTTTATACTAGTAATTTGCACAAGTGGTTCTTTTGTCCACCTTCAATTGCGTTTTTGTACACTCGTAGGAACCTTAAGGGTACTGATCCTGGTTCTGATTTGCATCACCCTGTGGTGTCTCATGAGTATGGAAATGGTTTGGCTGTGGAGAGTGCTTGGATTGGGACCAGGGATTATAGTGCTCAGTTGGTGGTTCCGGCGGCGGTGGAGTTTGTTAACCGGTTTGAAGGAGGGATTGAGGGGATCAAGAAGAGGAATCATGAGGCTGTTGTGGAGATGGGGGAGATGCTGGCGAAGGCGTGGGGGACTCGGCTAGGGAGTCCCCCGCATATGTGTGCTAGCATGGTTATGGTTGGCTTGCCGGCTTGTTTGGGAATTGGGAGTGATTCTGATGCCCTCAAGTTGAGGACACATTTGAGGGATGCTTTTGGCGTTGAGGTTCCAATATACTATAGATCGCCGAGAGAGGGAGAAGTTGGGGTGGTTACTGGATATGCGAGGATTTCTCATCAGGTGTATAACAAGGTTGATGACTATTACAAGTTTAGGGATGCGGTTAACCAGCTTGTGCAAAATGGGTTCACTTGTGTTGTTCTTTCGTCGGATTGA
- the LOC114407516 gene encoding uncharacterized protein LOC114407516 isoform X2 produces MDGDGATTIAEAQYATAKTSVWWDIENCHVPKGSDPHAIAQNISSALVRMNYCGPVSISSYGDTTRIPASVQHALSSTGISLNHVPAGVKDARDEKILVDMLFWALDNPAPANYLLISGDRDFSNALHQLRMRRYNILLAQPQKASAPLVAAAKSVWLWTSLLAGGPPLSNGESQQLGNGSLSHVSSSDSLQIPVTSATQIQQQVDSYSEVHVGNSKFTNGGRGFDSRYQGKTNWRNLSQSNGPRAMNPLPVVLQDNRNRNNANSSQPGNFNLNVPSSATNHGHGNTDQLWSNNSNLQGNHQIPYSQPLRPNNFPLQPPFAPSNSYTPNSHTFPTSVVPPRTGGPNFTSGPHTNVPDIGSLSISGYPNSVHNPPIVPQRSGELKQNPNSNAPLLLRSIDDKNGHMVQNSGTQQLHQGYQHGPEYQPMPLAAMGNNNPSGNGMWGSPGCPKPSEYVQGLIGVVLLALNSLKNAKMMPTEANITDCIRYGDPKHRNTDVKKALESAIEQNMVVKQNLGALPLYVGKNDKLWKCVNPLGGTPKQHSKETWDQIGKFLTTPAGRSALMGTQCKYEAGIVIKSMCFKDLVLGDVLQILNMLITHKKWVTHHPSGWQPLNITLPEINPTSGVVAGA; encoded by the exons CGAAGACATCGGTGTGGTGGGACATCGAGAACTGCCACGTCCCCAAGGGTTCGGATCCGCACGCCATCGCGCAGAACATCAGTTCTGCTCTCGTTCGCATGAACTACTGCGGCCCCGTCTCCATCTCCTCCTACGGCGACACCACGCGCATCCCAGCATCTGTACAGCACGCGCTCTCCAGTACCGGAATCTCCCTCAATCACGTCCCGGCCG GTGTGAAAGACGCAAGAGACGAGAAGATTCTTGTTGATATGCTGTTCTGGGCACTGGACAATCCCGCACctgctaattatttattaatttcggGTGACCGAGACTTCTCGAATGCTCTCCATCAACTTCGGATGAGGAGATATAATATTCTTCTTGCGCAACCTCAGAAGGCATCTGCACCCCTAGTTGCAGCCGCCAAGAGTGTATGGCTTTGGACTAGCCTCTTAGCTGGAGGACCTCCTCTTTCTAATGGTGAATCACAACAACTTGGTAATGGTAGCCTCAGCCATGTATCATCTTCTGACTCCTTACAAATTCCGGTTACAAGTGCTACTCAGATACAACAACAGGTGGATTCCTACTCAGAAGTACATGTaggaaattcaaaatttacaaatGGAGGAAGGGGATTTGATTCTAGATATCAGGGGAAAACAAATTGGAGAAACCTGAGCCAATCGAATGGACCTAGAGCCATGAATCCTCTGCCTGTTGTACTTCAAGATAATCGTAATCGTAATAATGCAAACTCTTCTCAACCTGGCAACTTTAATCTAAATGTTCCATCAAGTGCTACAAATCATGGTCATGGCAATACTGATCAGTTATGGAGCAATAACAGTAATCTACAGGGCAATCATCAAATCCCTTATTCACAGCCATTAAGACCAAACAACTTCCCATTGCAACCTCCTTTTGCACCTAGTAATTCATATACACCAAATTCCCATACTTTTCCAACTTCAGTGGTTCCACCTAGGACTGGTGGTCCCAATTTCACTTCAGGACCACATACCAATGTGCCAGATATTGGTAGTCTGAGCATTTCTGGATATCCTAATAGTGTTCATAACCCACCTATTGTTCCGCAACGGAGTGGAGAGTTGAAACAGAATCCTAATAGTAATGCTCCacttcttttaagatcaattgATGACAAAAATGGACATATGGTACAGAACAGTGGCACACAACAATTACACCAAGGTTATCAACATGGTCCAGAATATCAACCTATGCCGTTGGCAGCAATGGGTAATAATAACCCTTCTGGTAATGGTATGTGGGGTTCTCCGGGATGTCCTAAACCTTCTGAATATGTACAAGGCCTAATAGGGGTTGTTTTACTTGCCTTGAACTCACTAAAAAATGCAAAGATGATGCCAACTGAGGCAAATATAACTGACTGCATCCGGTATGGAGATCCCAAGCACCGCAACACTGATGTTAAGAAGGCTCTTGAAAGTGCTATAGAGCAGAATATGGTGGTGAAACAAAATTTAGGTGCTTTGCCGTTGTATGTTGGTAAGAATGATAAACTTTGGAAATGTGTAAATCCTTTAGGTGGTACTCCTAAGCAGCATTCAAAAGAAACATGGGATCAAATTGGAAAGTTTTTAACAACTCCTGCTGGAAGATCAGCACTAATGGGTACACAGTGCAA gTATGAAGCAGGTATTGTGATTAAGAGTATGTGCTTTAAAGATCTTGTTTTGGGTGATGTCCTTCAGATATTGAACATGTTAATTACCCATAAAAAATGGGTTACACATCATCCATCTGGTTGGCAGCCACTTAACATTACTCTTCCCGAGATAAACCCCACTTCAGGGGTTGTAGCTG GTGCATAA
- the LOC114407516 gene encoding uncharacterized protein LOC114407516 isoform X1: protein MDGDGATTIAEAQYATAKTSVWWDIENCHVPKGSDPHAIAQNISSALVRMNYCGPVSISSYGDTTRIPASVQHALSSTGISLNHVPAGVKDARDEKILVDMLFWALDNPAPANYLLISGDRDFSNALHQLRMRRYNILLAQPQKASAPLVAAAKSVWLWTSLLAGGPPLSNGESQQLGNGSLSHVSSSDSLQIPVTSATQIQQQVDSYSEVHVGNSKFTNGGRGFDSRYQGKTNWRNLSQSNGPRAMNPLPVVLQDNRNRNNANSSQPGNFNLNVPSSATNHGHGNTDQLWSNNSNLQGNHQIPYSQPLRPNNFPLQPPFAPSNSYTPNSHTFPTSVVPPRTGGPNFTSGPHTNVPDIGSLSISGYPNSVHNPPIVPQRSGELKQNPNSNAPLLLRSIDDKNGHMVQNSGTQQLHQGYQHGPEYQPMPLAAMGNNNPSGNGMWGSPGCPKPSEYVQGLIGVVLLALNSLKNAKMMPTEANITDCIRYGDPKHRNTDVKKALESAIEQNMVVKQNLGALPLYVGKNDKLWKCVNPLGGTPKQHSKETWDQIGKFLTTPAGRSALMGTQCKYEAGIVIKSMCFKDLVLGDVLQILNMLITHKKWVTHHPSGWQPLNITLPEINPTSGVVAGGQISPSGVVLETISPDGVVSKIIAAWGSFLRAWKTQTGVSEQPARCNGDMTVQSLSRQS, encoded by the exons CGAAGACATCGGTGTGGTGGGACATCGAGAACTGCCACGTCCCCAAGGGTTCGGATCCGCACGCCATCGCGCAGAACATCAGTTCTGCTCTCGTTCGCATGAACTACTGCGGCCCCGTCTCCATCTCCTCCTACGGCGACACCACGCGCATCCCAGCATCTGTACAGCACGCGCTCTCCAGTACCGGAATCTCCCTCAATCACGTCCCGGCCG GTGTGAAAGACGCAAGAGACGAGAAGATTCTTGTTGATATGCTGTTCTGGGCACTGGACAATCCCGCACctgctaattatttattaatttcggGTGACCGAGACTTCTCGAATGCTCTCCATCAACTTCGGATGAGGAGATATAATATTCTTCTTGCGCAACCTCAGAAGGCATCTGCACCCCTAGTTGCAGCCGCCAAGAGTGTATGGCTTTGGACTAGCCTCTTAGCTGGAGGACCTCCTCTTTCTAATGGTGAATCACAACAACTTGGTAATGGTAGCCTCAGCCATGTATCATCTTCTGACTCCTTACAAATTCCGGTTACAAGTGCTACTCAGATACAACAACAGGTGGATTCCTACTCAGAAGTACATGTaggaaattcaaaatttacaaatGGAGGAAGGGGATTTGATTCTAGATATCAGGGGAAAACAAATTGGAGAAACCTGAGCCAATCGAATGGACCTAGAGCCATGAATCCTCTGCCTGTTGTACTTCAAGATAATCGTAATCGTAATAATGCAAACTCTTCTCAACCTGGCAACTTTAATCTAAATGTTCCATCAAGTGCTACAAATCATGGTCATGGCAATACTGATCAGTTATGGAGCAATAACAGTAATCTACAGGGCAATCATCAAATCCCTTATTCACAGCCATTAAGACCAAACAACTTCCCATTGCAACCTCCTTTTGCACCTAGTAATTCATATACACCAAATTCCCATACTTTTCCAACTTCAGTGGTTCCACCTAGGACTGGTGGTCCCAATTTCACTTCAGGACCACATACCAATGTGCCAGATATTGGTAGTCTGAGCATTTCTGGATATCCTAATAGTGTTCATAACCCACCTATTGTTCCGCAACGGAGTGGAGAGTTGAAACAGAATCCTAATAGTAATGCTCCacttcttttaagatcaattgATGACAAAAATGGACATATGGTACAGAACAGTGGCACACAACAATTACACCAAGGTTATCAACATGGTCCAGAATATCAACCTATGCCGTTGGCAGCAATGGGTAATAATAACCCTTCTGGTAATGGTATGTGGGGTTCTCCGGGATGTCCTAAACCTTCTGAATATGTACAAGGCCTAATAGGGGTTGTTTTACTTGCCTTGAACTCACTAAAAAATGCAAAGATGATGCCAACTGAGGCAAATATAACTGACTGCATCCGGTATGGAGATCCCAAGCACCGCAACACTGATGTTAAGAAGGCTCTTGAAAGTGCTATAGAGCAGAATATGGTGGTGAAACAAAATTTAGGTGCTTTGCCGTTGTATGTTGGTAAGAATGATAAACTTTGGAAATGTGTAAATCCTTTAGGTGGTACTCCTAAGCAGCATTCAAAAGAAACATGGGATCAAATTGGAAAGTTTTTAACAACTCCTGCTGGAAGATCAGCACTAATGGGTACACAGTGCAA gTATGAAGCAGGTATTGTGATTAAGAGTATGTGCTTTAAAGATCTTGTTTTGGGTGATGTCCTTCAGATATTGAACATGTTAATTACCCATAAAAAATGGGTTACACATCATCCATCTGGTTGGCAGCCACTTAACATTACTCTTCCCGAGATAAACCCCACTTCAGGGGTTGTAGCTGGTGGGCAAATTTCCCCATCTGGGGTAGTTTTAGAAACTATTTCCCCAGATGGGGTCGTTTCTAAAATAATTGCAGCATGGGGCAGTTTTTTACGTGCATGGAAGACCCAAACCGGTGTCAGTGAGCAACCCGCCAGATGCAATGGCGATATGACCGTGCAGAGCCTAAGTCGCCAGTCCTAA